The following DNA comes from Nocardioides panzhihuensis.
GTCGCGTGAGCGAGCGCCAGCGAGGGACCCAACAAAAACTCACGCGACCATGTCCGTACTCTGGCGCTTGCGCTACGGAGGTGGTCGCGTGAGCGAGCCAGAGACGACGACGGTGGCGGAGGGCGTTGCCCGGATCGAGTGGGCCGCGGGCGAGTCCGTCGATGTCGTACGCCGCGAGGTGGCCGCCGCGCTGCTCACCCACCATCGGGTGGAGGCGCTGATCGACCCGGTCGACCCTGCTGAACAGCGCACCGCGACCTGGTCGGGTCTCCACCGTGAGGGCCTGCTCCGGGGTGTGTCGGGCGGCGAGGACCGGATGATCTACGCCCGGGTGGCGAGCGATGCGCCGGTGGAGGCCCCCGAGGGCTTCCGGGCGCTGCTCAACTCGTTCCTTCCGCGCAAGCGCGCGATCGGGCAGATGCTGGTGCGCGACCCCGAGGACCGGGTCCTGATGTGCCAGCTGACCTACAAGAAGGACTGGGACCTGCCCGGCGGGATCGTGGAGGTCGGCGAGTCGCCGAAGCTGGCGACCACCCGCGAGATCGAGGAGGAGCTCGCCCTCCTGATCCCCGCCGGCGACCTGCTCCTCACCGACTGGCTGCCGCCCTGGGGCGGCTGGGACGACGCCATCTGCCTCGTCTTCGACGGCGGCATCCGTCCTTCCTCGATCATCGAGCAGGCCACCCTCCAGCCGCGCGAGATCCGCTCAGTGGCGTTCTGCACCCTCGACGAGGTCCGCGACCGGGCCGCCGACTTCACCGCCCGCCGGGTCGAGGCCGCTCTCGCCGCGCTGCGGGGCGGCCGCGGCTACACCGAGTCGGGGCGGGCGTAGCACTCCCTGCGCAACGAGCGCGCCGAGCACCAGGAGCGCACCACCGGCGAGCTCGCCGCCGCTCGGCACCTCCCCGAGCAGCAGCCACGCGGAGCCGATCGCAACCGGGGGCACCAGCAGGATCCACGGGACCACCGACGACGCCGGATGCTTCGCCAGCAGCGAGTTGAAGATCCCGTAGCCGACGAACGAGGCGAGCACCACGGTGTAGCCCGTCGAGACGAGTGCCTCCCAGCCGAACGCCGCCACCCCCTCACGTACGCCGCCGGGCCCGTCGATCACCAGCGAGAGCGCCAGCAGCGGGAGCGGCACGACCAGCGCGGACCAGACCGTCAGCGAGAGCCCACCGGAGACCTTGGCCGCGCGGGAGATCACGTTGCCGATCGCCCAGGACAGCGCGGCGAGCAGGCACAGCAGGAGCGCCACGACAGGCACGTGCCCACCCCGGCCCAACGCCACGACGACCAGCCCGAGGGCGCCGGCGAGGACCCCGACCGTCTGCAGCCGGCTCGGCCGCTCGCGCAGCACGCCGGCCGCGATGACGATGGTGAGCACGACCTGCGCCTGGAGTACGAGCCCGGCAAGGCCGGGCGGCATCCCGGCGGCCATGCTGGTGTAGAGCAGGCCGAACTGGCCCAGGCTCATGAAGACCCCCACCGCGGCGATCACCCGCCACGGCGCCTTCGGACGCGGCAGCAGGAAGACCGCCGGGAACGCGACCAGGACGAAGCGCACGGCGAGCAGCAACAGCGGCGGCACCGACTGCCCGTCGCGCTCCTCGAGGCCCCAGTCGATGACGACGAAGTTGAAACCCCACAGCACGGCGACGAGGACGGCGAGCAACGAGTCACGACGATTCACTCCACCAGGATGAAGGCAACGATCATGAAGCACCAGCGAATGATTCTTCATCCGACGACGTAGCATGGCTTCATGATCGATCTTGCCGCCGTGGTCGCCCTCCGCGCCGTCGACACCCACGGGTCGGTGGTCGCGGCCGCCGAGGCCCTCGGCTTCACCCCCAGTGCCGTGTCCCAGCAGGTCAAGCGGCTCGAGCGGCAGGTGGGCGTGCCGCTCTTGGAGCGGATCGGGCGCGGCGTGACGCTCACCCATGCCGGGCGGCATCTGGTCGAGGAGGGGTCGCGGCTGCTCGCCGACATGGAGTCGCTGGAGTCAGGGCTGCACGAGCAGGCCACGACCGTGGCCGGCCGGCTGCGACTGACCGCCTTCTCGACCGCGATGCGCGGGCTGATCGCGCCGGTCGCCGGCGCGCTCCGCACCGCGCACCCCGAGCTCGTCCTCACCCTCTCCGAGCGGGAGCCGTGGGACACCGTCGGGCTGGTCGCCACCGGCCACAGCGAGATCGGCGTGGTGCACTCCTGGGGCGACGTACCTCTCTCCATCCCGGACCATCTCGTCACCACCGAGCTCCACCGCGACATCGCCGACGTGATCGCCCATCGCGACCATCCGCTGGCCCAGCTCGCCAAAGTGACGCCGCACGACCTCGTCGCCGAGGACTGGATCGCGACGCCCGAGGGCACGATCTGCCGGCAGTGGCTGAACCGGATGTACGCCGGGACCGGTCACCTGCCCCGGATCGCGCACGTCTCGATGGAGTTCGACAGCCACCTGGCGTTGGTACGAGCCGGCCTCGGGATCGCGCTCGTCCCCCGCCTCGGACGGGCAGTGCTGGGCGAGGACCTGGTCGCCGTACGTGTCGTCGACCCGGTCCCCACCCGCGAGATCCTCGCGTTGCACCGGCGCACGATGGCCGCCTCTCCGGCGGTCACCGCGGTGCTCTCGGCCTTGGCCGCTCAGCCGGCCACGCCGGCTCAGAACAGCGCGGAAGCCAGCGACTGACGACCCTTGAGCACTCGCTCGTCGTCGTTGCCGACGGCGGCGAAGAGGCCCAGCAGGTGCTCGCGCGCCTGGTTGCGCTCGTCCTCGGACGTACGCCGCACCAGCTCGATCAGCCGGATGAAGGCGTCCTCGACGTGGCCGCCGAGCAGGTCCAGGTCGGCGACCAGGGTCTGCGCGTCGACGTCGTCGGGCGCGGCCGCTGCCGCCGCACGGGCCGCGTTGAGGTCGACGCCCTGCGTACGCTGCAGGACCTTGGCCATCGCCAGTCCGGCGACAGCCTCGGAGTCAGCGGGGTTGGAGGCGATCAGCTTCTCGTACTCGACCACCGCCGCGTCGATGTCTCCGCGCTCCAGCGCGTCCTGCGCGGGGGCGTAGCGCGGGTCCATCGCCGGCTCGGCGCCCTCCTCGGTCGCCGCGGCGCCACCGAGGGCGTTGGGCTTGTGCCGCCCGCCGATCCCCTGGGTGGTGAGCTGCTGCCCGAGCTGCTGGAAGACCGTACGCAGCTCCTCGAGGTTGAGCGCACCCAGGATCGGCTGGGTGACCGGTCGGCCGTCGAGCAGGATGTAGAGCAGCGGCACCTGGGGCACCTGCAGCGCCTGCGCGATCTGCGGGTTCTTGTCGATGTCGACCAGGCCGACGAGGAACCGGCCGTCGTACTCCTCCACGACCGCCGAGACGTCGCCCGCATAGGTGACGCTCTCGGGGGCACGGGAGGCCGAGTAGAAGACCAGGACGACCGGAGCGGTCATCGAAGCCTCGAGAACCGACTGGAAGAGCTGCTCGTCGACCTCGACGGTATAGGAGCCGACGCTGCGCCCCTGGGCGGGAGCCGCATCGGCCGGACCGCCGAACGAGGCGTCCTGTGCGGGAGTGGTGCTGGCGAGTCCGGAGAGGTCGACGGCTCCGGGGCGGGAGAACGGCTGCTGCGTCATGCGTCAATCCTATGAGCAGGCGCCAGCGGGGCAGTCACCCGACGCTGGTTATCAGACACTGCCGCGCAGTCCGGCACGCTGGACGACGCGCTGGATGGTCAGGTCTCGCTCGTTCGGCCGGCCGACGAAGTAGATGTTGTTGAGCCCCTGCTCCTGGGCGGCCGACTCGAAGACGAAGTGGCCGTAGTTGAGGATCTGGCCGGTGAACGACTGCTTCACGGTGATGTCGAGGACTCGCGCCAGCGGCATCGTCGCCAGCTCGCTCGAGAGCACACCGTGGACGCGGAAGATGCGCATGTTGGTGACCACGAACCGGTCCCGGCTGACCACCAGCGCCCGCCAGAACGCGTGCCCGACCAGCCCGAAGGCGAGCAGCACGATGATCCAGGCGACGTTCATGTTGATCGTCGCCGCCACGATCATCAGCGCCAGCCCGAGGATCACCTCCAGCACCGACCTGATGTAGGAGACCCAGTGATGGGTCACCTCGTCGACGACGACCTCACCTTCGTCACGCAGAAGG
Coding sequences within:
- a CDS encoding NUDIX hydrolase produces the protein MSEPETTTVAEGVARIEWAAGESVDVVRREVAAALLTHHRVEALIDPVDPAEQRTATWSGLHREGLLRGVSGGEDRMIYARVASDAPVEAPEGFRALLNSFLPRKRAIGQMLVRDPEDRVLMCQLTYKKDWDLPGGIVEVGESPKLATTREIEEELALLIPAGDLLLTDWLPPWGGWDDAICLVFDGGIRPSSIIEQATLQPREIRSVAFCTLDEVRDRAADFTARRVEAALAALRGGRGYTESGRA
- a CDS encoding LysR family transcriptional regulator; the protein is MIDLAAVVALRAVDTHGSVVAAAEALGFTPSAVSQQVKRLERQVGVPLLERIGRGVTLTHAGRHLVEEGSRLLADMESLESGLHEQATTVAGRLRLTAFSTAMRGLIAPVAGALRTAHPELVLTLSEREPWDTVGLVATGHSEIGVVHSWGDVPLSIPDHLVTTELHRDIADVIAHRDHPLAQLAKVTPHDLVAEDWIATPEGTICRQWLNRMYAGTGHLPRIAHVSMEFDSHLALVRAGLGIALVPRLGRAVLGEDLVAVRVVDPVPTREILALHRRTMAASPAVTAVLSALAAQPATPAQNSAEASD
- a CDS encoding co-chaperone YbbN gives rise to the protein MTQQPFSRPGAVDLSGLASTTPAQDASFGGPADAAPAQGRSVGSYTVEVDEQLFQSVLEASMTAPVVLVFYSASRAPESVTYAGDVSAVVEEYDGRFLVGLVDIDKNPQIAQALQVPQVPLLYILLDGRPVTQPILGALNLEELRTVFQQLGQQLTTQGIGGRHKPNALGGAAATEEGAEPAMDPRYAPAQDALERGDIDAAVVEYEKLIASNPADSEAVAGLAMAKVLQRTQGVDLNAARAAAAAAPDDVDAQTLVADLDLLGGHVEDAFIRLIELVRRTSEDERNQAREHLLGLFAAVGNDDERVLKGRQSLASALF
- a CDS encoding PH domain-containing protein, which translates into the protein MNLFGVDISKHLLRDEGEVVVDEVTHHWVSYIRSVLEVILGLALMIVAATINMNVAWIIVLLAFGLVGHAFWRALVVSRDRFVVTNMRIFRVHGVLSSELATMPLARVLDITVKQSFTGQILNYGHFVFESAAQEQGLNNIYFVGRPNERDLTIQRVVQRAGLRGSV